The window CGCCCGTCGACGCGCGTCGGTGGGTTGGTCACGAACCACTCCGGTAACGCTTGAGCTCACGGTGGGCCAGCGAACGCTTGTGCACCTCGTCCGGCCCGTCGGCGAGTCGCAGCATACGGGCGCTGGCGAACAGTCCGGCAAGCGGGAAGTCCTGCCCGAGCCCGGCCGCCCCGTGCGTCTGGATCGCCTTGTCGACGATCCACTCCACGGTGGACGGCACCACGATCTTGATCGACTGGATCTCGGTGTGCGCGCCCTTGTTGCCGACCGTGTCCATCAGCCAGGCCGCCTTGAGAACCAGCAGCCGGGCCTGCTCGATCCGGACCCGGGACTCGGCGATCCAGTCCTGGATGACGCCCTGCTCGGCGAGCGGTTTGCCGAACGGGGTCCGGACCAGCGCCCGTGTGCACATCAGCTCCAGCGCCCGCTCGGCCATGCCGATCAGCCGCATGCAGTGGTGGATCCGACCCGGCCCGAGACGAGCCTGGGAGATGGCGAAACCGCCGCCCTCCTCGCCGATCAGGTTGGTGGCCGGCACCCGTACGTTCTCGAAGATCACCTCGGCGTGACCGCCGTGGTCGCCGTCGGTGTAGCCGAGCACCGTCATGCCCCGTTCGACAGTCACGCCGGGGGTGTCCCGCGGCACCAGGATCTGGCTCTGCTGCAGGTGCCGTGGCGCGTTCACGTCGGTCTTGCCCATCACGATGAAGATCTTGCAGTTCGGGTTCATCGCGCCGGTGATGTAGAACTTGTGCCCGTTGATGACGT of the Actinoplanes sichuanensis genome contains:
- a CDS encoding acyl-CoA dehydrogenase family protein, which codes for MDFEYDAKTEDYRKRLLAFMDEHVYPAEATFHSDGWGPPAALEGLKAAAKEAGLWNLFLPGDHGAGLTNLQYAPLAEITGRSPAVAPPALNCAAPDTGNMEVLADFGTDEQKEKWLKPLLAGEIRSAFAMTEPQVASSDATNIGTRIDRDGDDYVINGHKFYITGAMNPNCKIFIVMGKTDVNAPRHLQQSQILVPRDTPGVTVERGMTVLGYTDGDHGGHAEVIFENVRVPATNLIGEEGGGFAISQARLGPGRIHHCMRLIGMAERALELMCTRALVRTPFGKPLAEQGVIQDWIAESRVRIEQARLLVLKAAWLMDTVGNKGAHTEIQSIKIVVPSTVEWIVDKAIQTHGAAGLGQDFPLAGLFASARMLRLADGPDEVHKRSLAHRELKRYRSGS